One part of the Glycine soja cultivar W05 chromosome 11, ASM419377v2, whole genome shotgun sequence genome encodes these proteins:
- the LOC114376097 gene encoding transmembrane 9 superfamily member 11: MPSNSITTSIFFPLPSDLMQNCQKMESFHRFRLWVFVFLCLMFQSGNGFYLPGSYPHKYGIGDELSVKVNSLTSIETEMPFSYYSLPFCKPEGGVKDSAENLGELLMGDRIENSPYKFKMYTNESEIFLCQVEKLSDDQFKILKKRIDEMYQVNLILDNLPAIRFTKKEEYFLRWTGYPVGIKIQDVYYLFNHLRFNVLVHKYEETNVARVMGTGDAAEMIPTIGKDGSDKPGYMVVGFEVIPCSIMHNADSVKGLKMYNKYPSPIRCDPSSVAMPIKEGQPLTFTYEVTFEESDIKWPSRWDAYLKMEGAKVHWFSILNSLMVITFLAGIVLVIFLRTVRRDLTRYEELDKEAQAQMNEELSGWKLVVGDVFRAPSNPALLCIMVGDGVQILGMAVVTILFAALGFMSPASRGTLITGMLFFYMILGVAAGYVAVRLWRTIGCGDQKGWISVAWKAACFFPGIAFLILTTLNFLLWGSHSTGAIPFSLFVILILLWFCISVPLTLIGGLFGARAPHIEYPVRTNQIPREIPQQRYPSWLLVLGAGTLPFGTLFIELFFIMSSIWMGRVYYVFGFLLVVMILLVVVCAEVSLVLTYMHLCVEDWRWWWKSFFASGSVAIYIFLYSVNYLVFDLKNLSGPVSATLYLGYSLFMVLAIMLATGTVGFLSSFWFVYYLFSSVKLD; encoded by the exons ATGCCCTCAAACTCAATTACCACATCGATCTTCTTCCCTCTTCCCTCGG ATCTGATGCAAAACTGTCAAAAAATGGAGTCTTTTCATCGATTTAGATTGTGGGTATTCGTTTTTCTGTGCTTAATGTTTCAATCGGGAAATGGGTTTTACCTCCCCGGTAGTTACCCTCACAAGTATGGCATTGGGGATGAGTTATCGGTGAAGGTGAATTCTCTGACTTCAATTGAGACAGAAATGCCCTTCAGTTATTATAGTTTACCCTTTTGCAAGCCTGAGGGTGGTGTCAAGGACAGTGCTGAGAATCTCGGTGAACTCCTCATGGGGGACCGGATCGAGAACTCGCCTTACAAGTTTAAGATGTACACCAATGAGTCTGAGATATTCTTGTGTCAAGTGGAAAAGCTCTCTGATGATCAGTTCAAGATCTTGAAGAAGAGGATTGATGAGATGTATCAGGTTAATCTCATACTTGATAATTTGCCTGCCATTAGGTTTACCAAGAAGGAGGAGTACTTTTTGAGGTGGACCGGGTACCCGGTTGGTATCAAGATTCAGGATGTGTATTATCTGTTTAACCATTTGAGGTTTAATGTCCTTGTCCACAAGTATGAGGAGACCAATGTGGCTCGTGTTATGGGGACCGGTGATGCGGCCGAGATGATCCCGACAATTGGTAAGGATGGATCTGACAAGCCTGGTTACATGGTTGTTGGGTTTGAGGTGATACCCTGTAGTATTATGCATAATGCTGATTCTGTTAAAGGGTTGAAAATGTATAACAAATACCCATCACCTATCAGATGCGATCCATCCTCGGTGGCAATGCCTATCAAGGAAGGGCAGCCACTTACATTTACTTATGAGGTCACCTTTGAGGAGAGTGATATCAAGTGGCCATCTAGATGGGACGCCTACTTGAAGATGGAGGGAGCCAAAGTTCATTGGTTCTCTATCCTCAATTCGCTTATGGTGATCACTTTTCTTGCTGGTATTGTTCTTGTTATCTTCCTGAGGACTGTTAGAAGGGATCTGACCCGGTATGAGGAGCTTGATAAGGAGGCCCAAGCACAGATGAATGAGGAGTTATCTGGTTGGAAGCTTGTTGTGGGGGATGTTTTCCGTGCCCCATCAAATCCTGCTTTGTTGTGTATAATGGTTGGTGATGGAGTTCAAATTCTGGGGATGGCTGTTGTGACAATTTTGTTTGCTGCACTTGGATTCATGTCACCGGCCTCACGTGGAACACTTATCACAGGTATGCTGTTTTTCTACATGATACTTGGTGTTGCTGCTGGTTATGTTGCAGTTCGGCTGTGGAGGACAATTGGCTGCGGTGATCAGAAGGGATGGATTTCCGTTGCTTGGAAGGCTGCTTGTTTCTTCCCTGGTATCGCCTTTTTGATCCTCACAACCTTGAACTTCCTATTGTGGGGAAGCCACAGCACGGGAGCCATTCCATTTTCACTCTTTGTTATACTAATTTTGCTTTGGTTCTGCATCTCTGTGCCCCTTACCCTTATTGGTGGGCTCTTTGGAGCAAGGGCACCTCACATTGAGTATCCAGTCAGGACGAATCAAATCCCTCGAGAAATTCCCCAGCAAAGGTACCCATCATGGCTTTTGGTTCTTGGTGCCGGCACCCTTCCATTCGGTACCTTGTTCATTGAGCTCTTCTTTATCATGTCTAGTATTTGGATGGGTCGTGTTTACTATGTATTTGGATTTCTCTTGGTTGTTATGATTCTTCTTGTGGTGGTCTGTGCTGAGGTATCTCTAGTTCTAACCTACATGCACCTATGTGTGGAGGACTGGAGATGGTGGTGGAAATCATTTTTTGCCTCTGGTTCTGTTGCTATATACATCTTTTTGTACTCCGTAAACTATCTTGTATTTGATCTCAAGAATCTGAGTGGGCCTGTTTCTGCAACTCTTTACTTGGGATATTCCCTCTTCATGGTTCTAGCAATCATGTTGGCTACAGGCACAGTTGGGTTCCTTTCCTCATTCTGGTTCGTGTATTACTTGTTCTCTTCAGTCAAGTTGGATTGA
- the LOC114376170 gene encoding uncharacterized protein LOC114376170: protein MGGGNRRSKGGNRKSNNSSGSGIPKSRKRGSDVKTALFVEGGFLSDWHLPSPTQIPGRSSGSNNKSGSHRRGEGSVSKSGFAKSLGATIRYNYPSFDVQEVACAGIGNNGEDSNLNQLQPFVFADSKKGQIIAHIDQTPPSKPNNVKYRYTYDADFILGDSSHRGLGFPAEQDKTPSGIGTSEQMPQSTPVLDSSPFEKDADSGEGMDCELTNQMAEDLPSNVSAERNSGFLTIGGLKLYTQDISDNESDEYNDGDSPDEDSSASSEPEELLGSSETNDSEYSSDSDSDINEEVVEDYLEGVGGSDNIMEAKWLLKPVLDESNDDSSSSSCYDEALEKLSGFVLQEASREYGMKKAQPWKKRSVGSGPLALEDLMLEKDPRSISARKKHVPRFPQSWPSHAQKSKASKRIHGEKKKLRKERIAVKRRERMLHRGVDLEKINSKLEKIVLEQVDMFSFQPMHSRDCSQIQQLAAIYQLQSSSQGSGKKRFVTVMRTQSTSMPSSSGRQRLEKLLGVDDEDADFSVADYVNKKSVSGDRRLGKKNAKRNDFRFQEPQSAQNKYSGSHKVKDKKGSGQKGSYANQPVSFVSSGLIHSETVQVTVDAEETNRNGVTSSANIGSFEEHTTGFGSKMMAKMGYTEGAGLGKNGQGMAQPIEVIQRPKSLGLGVEFSNNSAEPARNKSSRVGAKSLGVGVEFSNSPAKPAPNKSSNVGAFEKHTKGFGSKMMAKMGFVEGTGLGRESQGITTPLSAVRLPKSRGLGAKS from the exons ATGGGAGGTGGGAACAGAAGATCAAAAGGTGGAAACAgaaaatccaacaacagcaGTGGCAGCGGCATTCCTAAATCTCGAAAAAGAGGTTCGGATGTTAAAACTGCATTGTTCGTCGAAGGCGGTTTCTTGTCTGATTGGCATCTCCCTTCCCCTACCCAAATTCCAG GGAGAAGTTCTGGATCCAATAACAAATCTGGGAGCCATCGTAGAGGTGAAGGCTCTGTATCTAAAAGTGGGTTTGCGAAATCTTTGGGAGCTACTATTCGATACAATTATCCTTCATTTGATGTTCAG GAGGTTGCATGTGCTGGGATTGGGAACAATGGTGAAGATAGTAATTTAAATCAGCTGCAACCTTTTGTTTTCGCAGACTCCAAGAAGGGTCAAATTATTGCTCATATAGACCAAACACCTCCTTCAAAACCCAACAATGTGAAATATAGGTACACTTATGATGCAGATTTTATTTTGGGTGACAGTTCTCATAGAGGATTGGGTTTCCCTGCTGAACAAGACAAAACCCCAAGTGGCATTGGCACTTCTGAACAGATGCCCCAGTCAACTCCAGTTTTAGATTCATCACCATTTGAGAAGGATGCTGATTCTGGTGAGGGTATGGATTGTGagttaaccaatcagatggcaGAAGACTTGCCATCAAATGTGTCTGCTGAGAGAAATTCAGGGTTTCTGACAATTGGAGGTCTTAAATTATACACTCAGGACATCTCGGATAATGAAAGTGATGAATATAATGACGGAGACTCACCAGATGAGGACAGCTCTGCGTCTTCTGAGCCAGAAGAGTTACTTGGATCATCTGAAACCAATGACTCTGAATACTCATCTGATAGTGATTCAGACATTAATGAAGAGGTTGTGGAAGATTATTTGGAAGGAGTTGGTGGTAGTGACAACATCATGGAAGCAAAATGGTTGCTAAAACCTGTTTTGGATGAGTCAAATGATGATAGTTCTTCCAGCAGTTGCTATGACGAGGCATTGGAGAAGTTGAGTGGCTTTGTCCTTCAAGAAGCCTCCAGGGAATATGGCATGAAGAAAGCTCAACCATGGAAGAAACGCTCTGTAGGTTCTGGACCTTTAGCTTTGGAAGACCTAATGTTGGAAAAGGATCCAAGATCCATCTCTGCTAGAAAGAAGCATGTTCCTCGATTCCCTCAATCTTGGCCTTCACATGCTCAGAAGAGTAAAGCTTCCAAAAGAATTCATG gtgaaaaaaagaaacttcGTAAAGAAAGGATTGCTGTAAAGCGCAGGGAAAGAATGCTGCATCGTGGGGTTGATCTTGAGAAAATTAATTCG aaattagaaaaaattgttttggaGCAAGTGGATATGTTCTCTTTTCAGCCTATGCATTCTCGGGATTGTTCACAG ATACAACAATTAGCAGCAATTTATCAATTGCAGAGTAGCAGCCAAGGATCTGGCAAAAAAAG ATTTGTGACAGTGATGCGAACGCAGTCTACATCCATGCCATCTTCAAGTGGTAGACAGCGCCTGGAAAAG TTGTTGGGAGTTGATGATGAGGATGCCGATTTTTCCGTGGCTGACTATGTGAATAAGAAATCTGTGAGTGGAGACAGAAGACTGGGAAAGAAAAATGCTAAAAGGAATGATTTTAGATTCCAAGAACCTCAATCTGCCCAGAACAAGTACTCAGGAAGCCATAAAGTGAAGGACAAGAAAGGGAGTGGACAAAAGGGTTCATATGCTAATCAGCCTGTGTCATTTGTATCAAGTGGCTTAATCCATTCAGAAACTGTACAGGTTACAGTTGATGCTGAAGAGACTAATAGGAATGGTGTCACCAGCTCTGCTAATATAGGTTCATTTGAAGAACACACTACTGGTTTTGGTTCAAAAATGATGGCTAAAATGGGATACACGGAGGGAGCAGGATTGGGGAAAAATGGTCAAGGTATGGCACAACCTATTGAGGTTATTCAAAGGCCCAAATCACTTGGTTTAGGTGTAGAATTTTCCAACAATTCAGCTGAGCCAGCTAGGAACAAATCTTCAAGAGTTGGTGCTAAATCACTTGGTGTGGGTGTAGAATTCTCCAACAGCCCGGCTAAGCCAGCTCCAAACAAATCTTCTAATGTTGGTGCTTTTGAAAAACACACTAAAGGCTTTGGATCAAAGATGATGGCAAAGATGGGCTTTGTGGAAGGCACGGGATTAGGTAGAGAATCACAAGGCATTACCACTCCGTTGAGTGCTGTTAGGCTTCCAAAGTCGCGAGGACTAGGTGCCAAAAGTTAA